Proteins encoded by one window of Rutidosis leptorrhynchoides isolate AG116_Rl617_1_P2 unplaced genomic scaffold, CSIRO_AGI_Rlap_v1 contig78, whole genome shotgun sequence:
- the LOC139885097 gene encoding uncharacterized protein → MASRYSSYNETNTRSSTTSSSQFSDPSSSFELSNKPKSKSRAIVKSTKPITTDLSSQTKTKSQHQNTNLTTLMKKFMERKSSSSSSRKHGGHFVIPSEVIAEDLKKMTMAKKGTNFTSGLQKKLFGKQIEKEVKALTEVKGNTRTLAMVLRSERELLTANKDLELEIQRINSLLDDKNNEVEKLKDLCLKQREEIKSLKSAVLFPESANLQLQELVEKQGSELKQAKQVIPTLQRQVTSLTGQLQFLAEDLAEVRAEKYSNSASAYLQRHSTSPRMPYNQKVSNNSLEFSSSDFTMPGSPDDVFLEDLNPCLTPYCVKEKSKEFEEIGYDSPTPCNENLMENKSGMYDELKFSSFSSKLSKSSDCCENNNIGSRMVRQARRSDGSKGTRGKQMHHRLF, encoded by the exons ATGGCTTCTCGATACAGCTCTTACAATGAAACTAACACTCGATCATCAACAACATCTTCTTCACAATTCTCAGACCCTTCATCTTCCTTCGAGCTATCCAACAAGCCCAAATCAAAATCTCGAGCAATTGTCAAATCAACAAAGCCTATTACTACGGATTTATCATCTCAGACAAAAACCAAAAGCCAGCACCAAAACACCAACTTAACTACATTGATGAAGAAATTCATGGAGAGGAAGTCATCGTCATCGTCGTCTAGGAAACATGGTGGACATTTCGTTATACCCTCTGAGGTTATAGCGGAGGATCTGAAGAAAATGACCATGGCTAAGAAAGGTACTAACTTTACATCTGGGTTGCAGAAGAAGCTGTTCGGTAAGCAAATTGAGAAGGAGGTCAAGGCTTTGACTGAAGTGAAAGGGAACACAAGGACTTTGGCTATGGTTTTGAGAAGCGAGAGGGAGCTTCTGACTGCCAATAAGGATCTTGAATTGGAGATTCAGAGGATCAATTCCTTACTAGATGACAAAAACAATGAA GTGGAAAAATTGAAGGATCTGTGCTTAAAGCAAAGGGAAGAAATAAAGTCATTAAAGAGCGCAGTACTGTTTCCGGAATCTGCAAATTTGCAGCTCCAAGAACTTGTAGAGAAGCAGGGTTCAGAGTTAAAGCAAGCCAAACAAGTAATCCCAACTCTCCAAAGGCAGGTCACTTCCCTTACTGGCCAGCTTCAATTCCTTGCCGAGGATCTAGCTGAG GTGCGGGCAGAGAAATATTCAAATTCAGCGTCAGCATATTTGCAACGTCATAGCACCTCTCCAAGAATGCCATATAATCAGAAAGTGTCTAATAACTCTCTG GAGTTCAGCTCTAGTGATTTCACAATGCCGGGCAGTCCAGATGATGTTTTTCTTGAAGATTTGAATCCTTGTCTAACACCCTACTGTGTGAAGGAAAAATCCAAG GAATTTGAGGAAATAGGCTATGATTCCCCAACCCCATGTAATGAGAACTTGATGGAAAACAAAAGTGGGATGTATGATGAGCTTAAGTTTAGTTCGTTTTCCAGTAAGCTGTCGAAAAGCTCCGACTGTTGTGAAAACAACAATATAGGAAGTAGGATGGTTAGACAAGCTCGCCGATCAGATGGAAGCAAAGGCACACGTGGAAAACAAATGCATCATAGACTTTTCTAG
- the LOC139885101 gene encoding protein NAR1, with the protein MDKFSPTLRSGDLSDFIAPSQACVVSLKKSAPNRILSKKPPQKVTTSNNLQTEPVRISLKDCLACSGCITSAETVMLEKQSLDEFLSNISTGKAVIVSVSPQSRTSLAVHFGLSPIQAVRKLTTFLKSLGVKAVYDTSCSRDIALIESCKEFVSRYRQRQATDDKSSKPPLPLLSSSCPGWICYAEKQLGSFILPYISSVKSPQQIIGAAIKHHLCNRMGLRPDDIYHVTVMPCYDKKLEAAREDFVFQLEFQEECQENVTTEVDSVLTSGEILDLIQLKAVDFQALEESPLDKMLTNVDEEGHLYGVPGGSGGYAETLFRYAAKTLFGRDIQGPLDFRTIRNYDFQELTLEVEGKTVLKFLLCYGFRNLQNIVRKVKTRQCDFHFVEVMACPSGCLNGGGQIKPIPGQSPKELIKLLESAYMENVLVADPFENPLVKVLYEEWLEQPGSDKAKKYMHTGYHPIVKSITSELNNW; encoded by the exons ATGGATAAGTTCTCTCCGACTTTACGGAGTGGGGATCTCAGCGATTTTATTGCTCCGTCGCAGGCGTGTGTTGTCTCTCTTAAAAAATCCGCCCCCAATAGAATCCTTAGCAAGAAACCACCACAG aaGGTTACAACTTCAAACAATCTGCAGACTGAACCAGTCAGAATTTCACTCAAAGACTGCTTAGCATGCAG TGGGTGCATAACATCAGCTGAGACGGTTATGTTAGAGAAGCAAAGTTTGGATGAATTTCTTTCAAATATTAGTACAGGGAAGGCAGTAATTGTTTCTGTGTCTCCACAGTCCAGAACTTCTCTTGCAGTTCACTTCGGCTTATCTCCAATCCAG GCCGTTAGAAAACTGACAACATTCTTAAAGTCTCTGGGTGTAAAGGCTGTATATGATACAAGTTGTAGTAGAGATATCGCCCTAATTGAATCTTGCAAGGAATTTGTTTCTCGATACAGACAAAGGCAGGCAACTGATGATAAAAGTAGTAAACCACCCCTGCCCTTGCTTTCATCGTCATGTCCAG GTTGGATATGCTATGCTGAAAAGCAGCTTGGATCTTTCATTCTTCCTTATATATCATCCGTTAAAAGCCCCCAACAAATAATTGGAGCTGCCATTAAGCATCACTTGTGCAACAGAATGGGTCTTAG GCCAGATGATATTTACCACGTAACAGTAATGCCATGTTATGATAAGAAGCTTGAGGCAGCCAGGGAGGACTTTGTATTTCAACTAGAGTTTCAGGAAGAGTGCCAAGAAAATGTAACTACAGAAGTTGATTCTGTTCTGACTTCCGGGGAAATTTTAGATTTGATACAG TTAAAAGCAGTGGATTTTCAGGCCTTAGAAGAGTCTCCGTTAGATAAAAT GTTGACCAATGTTGATGAAGAAGGTCACTTATATGGTGTTCCTGGAGGTTCCGGAGGTTATGCTGAAACATTGTTCCGATATGCTGCTAAAACACTCTTTGGAAGAGATATTCAAGGTCCTTTGGATTTTAGAACCATAAGAAATTATGATTTCCAAGAGTTGACTCTAGAA GTGGAAGGTAAAACTGTTCTGAAGTTTCTACTATGTTATGGCTTCCGAAACCTTCAAAATATTGTGAGGAAGGTTAAAACGCGACAATGTGATTTTCATTTCGTGGAAGTTATGGCATGTCCTTCAG GTTGTTTGAATGGCGGGGGCCAAATCAAACCAATTCCAGGCCAATCACCAAAGGAATTAATTAAACTATTGGAGAGTGCTTATATGGAAAAC GTTTTGGTAGCTGATCCCTTTGAGAATCCTCTAGTGAAGGTTTTATACGAGGAATGGCTTGAACAACCTGGTTCAGACAAAGCCAAAAAGTATATGCACACAGGTTACCACCCCATTGTAAAGAGCATTACATCAGAATTAAACAACTGGTAG
- the LOC139885096 gene encoding serine acetyltransferase 1, chloroplastic-like produces MATCKDNNCSLFTNQYCFISKFLNSHEPNFSNQLLLEEEDDLWLRIREEAHSDIQQEPILFKFYYSSILSHDCLENALAHNLAVKFSNADLSMDVLNDIFSSVLSTNQDIGKAIRDDLQAVTERDPACNSLVHCFLHFKGFLALQAQRVAHFFWKSGRKVMALLIQSRISETFAVDIHPGAKIGCGIVLDHATGVVIGETTVIGDGVTILHNVTLGGTGKVSGDRHPKIGDGVFIGAGANILGNVRVGNGAKIGASSVVLKEVPTNCTVVGNPAKLVGAK; encoded by the coding sequence ATGGCAACTTGTAAAGATAATAACTGTTCTTTGTTCACTAACCAATATTGTTTCATCAGTAAATTTCTCAATTCCCACGAACCCAATTTCTCAAATCAGCTGCTACTCGAAGAAGAAGACGATTTATGGCTAAGAATTCGAGAAGAAGCTCATTCAGACATACAACAAGAACCAATCTTGTTCAAGTTCTATTACTCTTCAATTCTTTCACATGATTGTCTGGAAAACGCATTAGCTCATAACCTAGCAGTTAAATTCAGCAATGCTGATCTTTCCATGGACGTACTAAACGACATTTTCTCAAGCGTTTTGAGTACAAATCAAGATATCGGAAAAGCTATAAGAGACGATCTTCAAGCAGTTACAGAGCGGGACCCAGCTTGTAACAGTCTAGTTCATTGCTTTTTACATTTCAAAGGGTTTTTAGCTTTGCAAGCTCAAAGAGTGGCACATTTCTTTTGGAAAAGTGGAAGAAAAGTAATGGCATTGTTGATTCAGAGTCGGATATCGGAAACTTTTGCAGTTGATATCCATCCTGGTGCGAAGATTGGATGTGGAATTGTACTTGATCATGCTACTGGAGTCGTGATTGGAGAGACGACGGTAATAGGAGACGGCGTTACGATTTTGCATAACGTGACGTTAGGCGGAACTGGTAAAGTTAGTGGCGACCGTCATCCGAAGATTGGTGATGGGGTTTTCATAGGGGCTGGGGCTAACATTTTGGGGAATGTTAGGGTTGGAAATGGAGCTAAAATTGGTGCATCTTCAGTTGTCTTAAAGGAAGTGCCTACTAATTGTACTGTTGTAGGGAACCCTGCTAAATTAGTTGGAGCTAAGTAA